In Paraburkholderia terrae, a genomic segment contains:
- a CDS encoding LysR substrate-binding domain-containing protein: protein MSTQALPSINHLRSFQVIGHHLNLVHAARELHLSPSALSYQLGVLEERLGTRLFTRTGRGLAFTEAGRLLHGEVDQCLQRLWSAWQRVAANERSSPLVVNSLPTFAMHWLLPRLTAVQEQFANVEIRVSIAQVDLEREALDCAIAYGDGHWPGVHCDFLREESLIVVCSAETLSANGPLSSVADLARFTLLSAKTRPDDWALWADAAQNTLPPGGRQLLLASRNMVIQAACESLGVAVVDPAMVRTELSSGRLVQALPQTAKGQGSYYLVYPAGEESLARVTAFRTWLLAEMARDTASGLSV, encoded by the coding sequence TTGAGCACACAAGCGCTGCCATCGATCAATCATCTGCGCAGCTTCCAGGTGATCGGCCACCATCTGAACCTCGTGCATGCAGCACGCGAACTGCATCTGAGCCCATCGGCGCTCAGCTACCAGCTTGGCGTGCTCGAAGAGCGGCTCGGCACGCGGCTTTTCACACGCACTGGCCGTGGACTCGCGTTCACGGAAGCGGGGCGCCTGCTACACGGCGAAGTCGATCAATGTCTGCAACGGCTATGGTCGGCGTGGCAGCGCGTAGCGGCAAACGAGCGCTCGTCGCCGCTCGTCGTGAACTCGCTGCCGACGTTCGCGATGCACTGGCTATTGCCGCGGCTCACTGCCGTGCAGGAACAGTTTGCCAATGTCGAGATTCGCGTATCGATTGCGCAGGTCGATCTGGAGCGCGAGGCGCTCGATTGCGCGATCGCCTATGGCGACGGTCACTGGCCTGGTGTGCATTGCGACTTCCTGCGTGAGGAATCGCTGATCGTCGTGTGTTCGGCTGAAACGTTGTCGGCGAACGGGCCGCTGTCGAGCGTCGCTGATCTCGCGCGCTTCACGCTGCTCTCGGCGAAAACGCGGCCAGACGATTGGGCCTTATGGGCCGATGCCGCGCAAAACACGTTGCCGCCGGGTGGACGCCAGTTGCTGCTCGCATCGCGCAACATGGTGATCCAGGCCGCTTGCGAAAGCCTGGGTGTGGCCGTCGTGGACCCGGCGATGGTGCGGACCGAACTGTCGTCGGGCCGTCTCGTGCAGGCCTTGCCGCAGACCGCGAAAGGCCAGGGTTCGTATTACCTCGTTTATCCGGCGGGCGAGGAGTCCCTCGCGCGTGTTACGGCATTTCGCACATGGCTACTTGCCGAAATGGCGCGGGACACGGCTTCGGGCCTATCCGTTTAA
- a CDS encoding PDR/VanB family oxidoreductase, producing the protein MKTGIKRIEEVADGIRMFELAPLDGTPLPQYTPGAHIDVHLPTGHVRQYSLCGRPQQSDAYVIAVQNAAASRGGSRAMHALQVGDTLRIEGPRNHFPLAQDARHSVLLAGGIGITPLLSMAERLAQTQASFELHYCVRNRERAAFLDRLDAPHLKGRCTLYTDDVPADARIDVARIVRDPSPGSHLYVCGPSGFMDQAFDAARQAGWTDSHLHREYFSVPTADTCGNAPMAHAFSVRLARSGKVVRVSEQETVVQALAAHGVRIETSCEQGVCGTCLTRVLAGDPEHRDLYLTDDERARNDQFLPCCSRSRSDELVLDL; encoded by the coding sequence ATGAAAACAGGTATCAAAAGGATCGAAGAGGTCGCGGACGGCATCCGCATGTTCGAACTCGCGCCGCTCGACGGCACGCCGCTGCCGCAATACACGCCGGGCGCGCACATCGACGTGCATCTGCCGACGGGCCACGTTCGCCAGTACTCGCTATGCGGACGTCCACAACAAAGCGACGCTTACGTGATCGCAGTGCAAAACGCCGCTGCATCGCGCGGCGGTTCCCGCGCGATGCACGCATTGCAGGTGGGCGATACGTTGCGTATCGAAGGGCCGCGCAATCATTTTCCGCTTGCGCAGGACGCCCGGCATTCGGTGCTGCTCGCGGGCGGCATCGGGATTACGCCGCTGCTGAGCATGGCCGAGCGGCTTGCGCAGACGCAGGCCTCGTTCGAGTTGCACTATTGCGTGCGCAATCGCGAGCGCGCGGCCTTTCTCGACCGGCTCGATGCGCCGCATCTGAAAGGCCGCTGCACGCTCTACACCGACGATGTACCCGCCGATGCGCGAATCGACGTTGCGCGCATCGTGCGCGATCCGTCGCCCGGTTCGCATCTGTATGTGTGCGGCCCTTCTGGCTTCATGGATCAAGCATTCGATGCCGCGCGGCAGGCTGGCTGGACGGACAGCCATTTGCATCGCGAGTACTTCAGCGTGCCCACAGCCGACACCTGCGGTAACGCGCCCATGGCACACGCATTCAGCGTACGGCTCGCGCGCAGCGGCAAGGTGGTGCGCGTGAGCGAACAGGAAACGGTGGTGCAGGCGCTGGCCGCGCACGGCGTGCGCATCGAGACATCGTGCGAGCAGGGTGTATGCGGCACGTGTCTGACGCGCGTGCTGGCGGGCGATCCCGAACATCGCGATCTGTATCTGACCGACGACGAGCGCGCCCGCAACGACCAGTTCCTGCCTTGCTGCTCGCGCTCGCGATCGGACGAACTCGTCCTCGATCTTTGA
- a CDS encoding citrate/2-methylcitrate synthase — translation MTREEVLARLNIKPATLYSYVSRGLIGTAPHDDGRRSLYVRADVERVGSRKRGRMPKAASAESTMRWGEPVLASAITHITPQGPLYRNRSAVEMAKAGSSFESVSQLLMTGVWQDGVTAWGALDTPQAVLPLFDAYAGKLDGGDIANLLGMVPLALGMQGRGAAEISDGSAVQAARLIMQTMAGCLGFLSKERAFVMRERGESLAAYLLRAAGGTCTPDAVFAVNGALTVLADNELAPATFAARVAASTNADLYNCVAAAIGAHVGFSTGTATEKVETLLLRDVANPDTAPRLQMVREVGASLFGFNHPLYPEGDVRANLILEQVRALQHATPETVPTLEFLALARDKLSMHPGVAIALVVLARALGLPDGTATALWIISRTAGWVAHVLEQRAQAFLLRPRAKYIAALRM, via the coding sequence ATGACGCGCGAAGAGGTACTGGCCCGGCTCAACATCAAGCCGGCCACCCTCTATTCGTACGTAAGCCGCGGCCTGATCGGCACCGCGCCGCACGACGACGGCCGGCGCAGTCTGTACGTGCGCGCCGACGTCGAACGGGTGGGCAGCCGCAAGCGCGGACGCATGCCGAAGGCGGCATCGGCTGAATCGACGATGCGTTGGGGCGAGCCCGTGCTCGCCTCCGCGATCACGCACATCACGCCGCAAGGTCCGCTGTATCGCAACCGGTCGGCCGTCGAGATGGCGAAGGCAGGCTCTTCGTTCGAATCGGTTTCACAACTGCTGATGACGGGCGTCTGGCAGGACGGCGTCACCGCGTGGGGCGCACTCGACACGCCGCAAGCCGTGCTGCCGCTATTCGATGCCTACGCGGGCAAGCTGGACGGCGGCGATATCGCCAACCTGCTTGGCATGGTGCCGCTCGCGCTCGGCATGCAGGGGCGCGGCGCGGCGGAGATTTCCGATGGCAGCGCGGTGCAGGCCGCGCGCCTCATCATGCAGACGATGGCGGGATGTCTCGGATTCCTGAGCAAAGAGCGCGCGTTCGTGATGCGCGAGCGCGGCGAGAGTCTCGCGGCCTATCTGCTGCGAGCGGCGGGCGGCACATGTACGCCCGATGCCGTCTTTGCCGTCAACGGTGCGCTGACCGTACTCGCCGACAACGAACTGGCGCCCGCCACCTTCGCCGCGCGCGTGGCGGCGTCGACGAATGCAGACCTCTACAACTGCGTCGCGGCGGCAATCGGCGCGCACGTCGGCTTTTCGACGGGCACGGCGACGGAGAAAGTCGAAACCCTGCTGTTGCGCGACGTCGCCAATCCGGATACGGCACCGCGCCTGCAGATGGTTCGCGAGGTCGGCGCGAGTCTGTTCGGCTTCAACCATCCGCTGTATCCGGAAGGCGACGTGCGCGCCAATCTGATTCTCGAACAGGTGCGCGCGCTGCAGCATGCGACGCCGGAGACGGTCCCGACACTCGAATTTCTCGCGCTCGCCAGAGACAAACTGTCGATGCATCCCGGCGTGGCGATTGCGCTCGTCGTCCTTGCACGTGCGCTCGGCCTGCCGGATGGCACGGCCACGGCCTTATGGATCATCAGCCGTACAGCGGGTTGGGTCGCGCATGTGCTGGAGCAGCGCGCGCAGGCTTTTCTGCTGCGGCCACGGGCGAAGTACATTGCGGCTTTGCGGATGTAG
- a CDS encoding cupin domain-containing protein — protein MHDLRREFGPAQASFVDQTGQRPRDNHYWAPVIVSREQIDAEVERLAALPRPADGRRQSLIVHPSARAGSPGLAPGIQVSLQVLLPGESTEPMRHNATEVNFCIRGGGSTRVAGRTIAFRQYDVWNHPAFVAFAHTNDTDDIQVRLVYSNTPLLQHMEVYVPEFGVELEVPTQTLTAHASDDPKRRSPFGTFPIGEDGGLLMPYETLINPQVVESRPLHFSWQQVKAELDKLEALGSDYVGRRLYMMYNPVTGRTNGITPNFFATMTIRPPKIVDRPHRHVSAAINYYFSGSGYSMVAGNRYEWKAGDLMLSAPGWAVHNHASYDDYVYELTIQDQPLNIYMQSLLWQESLKEPPALLGTQTGFSTNRTNAAKAA, from the coding sequence ATGCATGACCTGAGACGCGAATTCGGGCCGGCGCAAGCGAGCTTCGTCGATCAGACGGGCCAGCGTCCCCGCGACAACCACTACTGGGCGCCCGTGATCGTGAGCCGCGAACAGATCGACGCGGAAGTGGAGCGCCTTGCCGCGCTGCCGAGGCCCGCAGACGGCCGCCGCCAATCGTTGATCGTTCATCCGTCCGCGCGCGCCGGCTCGCCCGGACTTGCGCCCGGCATTCAGGTGTCGCTGCAAGTCCTGTTGCCTGGCGAATCGACGGAGCCGATGCGCCACAACGCGACCGAGGTGAACTTCTGCATCCGGGGCGGCGGCTCGACGCGCGTCGCGGGCCGCACCATCGCGTTCCGTCAATACGACGTGTGGAATCACCCCGCCTTCGTCGCCTTCGCGCATACGAACGACACCGACGACATTCAGGTGCGGCTGGTCTACTCGAATACGCCGCTGCTGCAGCACATGGAAGTGTATGTGCCCGAGTTTGGCGTCGAACTGGAAGTGCCGACGCAAACGCTCACCGCGCACGCGAGCGATGATCCGAAGCGCCGCAGTCCGTTCGGCACGTTCCCGATCGGCGAAGACGGCGGTCTGCTGATGCCGTACGAAACGTTGATCAATCCGCAGGTGGTCGAATCGCGTCCGCTGCATTTCTCGTGGCAACAGGTGAAGGCCGAACTCGACAAGCTCGAGGCGCTGGGCAGCGACTACGTCGGCCGCCGTCTGTACATGATGTATAACCCGGTGACGGGCCGCACCAACGGCATCACGCCGAACTTCTTCGCGACGATGACGATCCGTCCGCCGAAGATCGTCGACCGTCCGCATCGCCACGTCTCCGCGGCCATCAACTACTACTTTTCGGGCTCGGGCTACAGCATGGTGGCGGGCAACCGCTACGAGTGGAAGGCCGGCGACCTGATGCTGTCGGCGCCCGGCTGGGCCGTACACAACCACGCGTCTTACGACGACTACGTCTACGAGCTGACCATCCAGGACCAGCCGCTCAACATCTACATGCAGTCGCTGCTGTGGCAGGAGAGCCTGAAGGAGCCGCCCGCGCTGCTTGGCACGCAGACCGGTTTTTCGACCAATCGCACGAATGCTGCCAAGGCTGCGTAA
- a CDS encoding MFS transporter encodes MQSTASPGAAAALIDSRPLSAYQRLILVLCGSVIFLDGLDTQSISVATKAMAHALDVPLASFGVVFSVLQLGGLIGTFVFGYLADRVGRRPLVIAAALLIGALTLGTASVENYTQLLIVRFLGGIGLGGIFPCVLALGAEYVHSRSRGLAVAVLFANYSLGAAVGAVVNGYVLANFGWRAVYVVGGALSIAAALAIVAWLPESPHFLISRGKTHKLRAVFARLFPNETIDVEQLRLNAAASTGQAARKGVPVREIFSEGRAGITLLLLGILMLSYATIKVMTVWLTPLLQTAGISVVHTSYVLASLDIGSMLGLGFAGYLVSRFGPTRSLLPALLVLAVTTVVVAFEVTRFAALLPSGFVIGFTGGIGQSAPLALFALIFPTRVRSTALGLGGAAGQIGKIGSPMLVGAVLANGWKPDTILFAVALLPAIGVLLMLLVRLSRRYAVASVSQSA; translated from the coding sequence ATGCAATCGACCGCTTCACCGGGCGCTGCCGCCGCGCTGATCGACAGCCGGCCGCTCTCGGCCTACCAGCGACTGATTCTCGTGTTATGCGGATCAGTCATCTTCCTCGATGGTCTCGACACCCAGTCCATCAGTGTTGCGACGAAAGCGATGGCCCATGCGCTCGACGTGCCGCTCGCGAGTTTCGGCGTGGTGTTCTCAGTGCTGCAACTGGGCGGCCTGATCGGCACCTTTGTGTTCGGCTATCTCGCCGACCGCGTCGGCCGCCGGCCACTCGTGATCGCGGCCGCGTTGCTGATCGGCGCACTCACGCTTGGAACGGCGTCCGTGGAGAACTACACGCAACTGCTGATCGTGCGCTTTCTCGGGGGCATTGGCCTCGGTGGCATCTTTCCCTGTGTGCTCGCGCTCGGTGCGGAATACGTGCATAGCCGCTCCAGAGGTCTCGCGGTCGCGGTGCTGTTCGCCAACTATTCGCTCGGCGCGGCAGTGGGCGCGGTCGTCAACGGCTATGTGCTCGCGAACTTCGGGTGGCGTGCGGTGTATGTGGTGGGCGGCGCGCTGTCGATCGCAGCGGCGCTCGCCATCGTCGCGTGGCTGCCGGAGTCACCGCATTTCCTGATCTCGCGCGGCAAGACGCACAAGTTGCGCGCCGTGTTCGCGCGGCTCTTCCCGAACGAGACCATCGACGTCGAGCAGTTGCGGCTGAACGCGGCGGCGAGTACAGGGCAAGCGGCGCGCAAGGGTGTGCCCGTGCGGGAGATATTCAGCGAAGGCCGCGCGGGCATCACGTTGCTGCTGCTTGGCATCCTGATGCTGAGTTACGCGACCATCAAGGTGATGACGGTTTGGCTCACGCCGCTCCTGCAGACGGCGGGTATCTCCGTGGTACACACCTCGTATGTGCTCGCGAGCCTCGATATCGGCTCGATGCTCGGACTCGGGTTTGCAGGATACCTGGTGAGCCGCTTCGGGCCGACACGTTCGCTGTTGCCCGCGCTGCTCGTGCTTGCCGTGACGACGGTGGTGGTCGCATTCGAGGTCACGCGCTTCGCCGCGCTGCTGCCAAGCGGTTTCGTGATCGGCTTCACGGGCGGTATCGGACAGTCCGCGCCGCTCGCGCTGTTTGCGCTCATCTTTCCGACGCGTGTGCGTTCCACAGCGCTTGGCCTCGGCGGCGCGGCGGGACAGATCGGCAAGATCGGCTCGCCGATGCTGGTAGGTGCGGTGCTCGCGAACGGCTGGAAGCCGGACACGATTCTCTTTGCCGTCGCGCTGCTGCCTGCCATCGGCGTGCTGCTGATGCTGCTCGTGAGACTGTCGCGCCGCTATGCGGTGGCCAGCGTGAGCCAGAGCGCCTGA